A stretch of DNA from Micromonospora sp. WMMD1155:
CGAACCGGTCGACGTGCAACCCGGTGGCATGGCCGTCTTCGCCGCGATCGGTCTGGTCGGCAACCTCGTCGGGGTGGCGTTGCTCTACCGTGCCCGCGACGCGAGCCTGAACATGCGCGGCGCGTTCCTCGAGGTCGCCACCGACACCGCCACGTCCGTCGGCGTCCTCGCCGCCGCCGCGGTCATCGCGCTGACCGGCTTCACTCGCGCCGACGCGATGGTGTCCCTGCTCATCGGCCTCGTCATCGCCCCCCGCGCGCTGCGGCTGCTGCGCGACGCGGTCAACATCCTGCTCGAAGCCGCCCCCGCCGAGGCCGACCTCGAACAGATCCGCCAGCACATCACCGACGTCGACCACGTCCTTAGCGTGCACGACCTGCACGTCCACACCGTCACCTCAGGACTGCCCGTCCTCACCGCGCACGTCGTGGTCGACGACTCCTGCTTCCACGACGGCCACGCCCCCCAACTCCTCGACGCCCTGCAAACCTGCCTGGCCGGGCACTTCGACGTCGAACACAGCACCTTCCAACTCGAACCGGCCAGCCACGCCGACCACGAACACCCCACCCACCCCTAACCGAGACGCATCACCTACAGCCGACCGCCCGACAACGGCCGGCAGAACCTGCACGCCCTCAACCACCCCTGACCGAAGGGCAGCCACTCATGACCGCGACAAACGGGCGGCGACACCGCTGGGCACTGGCCGGACTGACCATCGCCGTCGTCGCCATCGGCTTCGACATCACCATCCTCAACGTCGCCCTACCCACCATCGCCACCGACCTCACCGCCGACACCAGCGCACTGCAATGGATGGTCAACGCCTACGTCCTGCTCTTCGCCGGCCTGCTGCTGCCCTTCGGCGCGCTCACCGACCGCTACGGCCGCCGCCGCGGCCTGCTCCTCGGACTGGCCGTCTTCGCCGCCGCGTCCGTCGCCGCCGCCTGGGCCGACACCACCACCCAGGTCATCGCCGCCCGCGCCGGACTCGGCGTCGGCGCCGCACTCATCATGCCGACCACCCTCGCCTCCCTCACCGCCCTGTTCACCGGCGCCGACCGCGCCCGCGCGGTATCCGTGCTCGTCTCCGGCATGGGCGTCGGCATCCCGCTCGGCCCGATCATCGGCGGCTACCTGATCGAGCACTTCTGGTGGGGCACCATCTTCCTGATCAACCTGCCCATCGTCGCCGTCGCCGCCATCACCGTCGCCGTGTTCCTACCCGAGTCCCGCGACCCCAACCCACCGCGCCCAGACCCCGCCGGCGCCGTCCTGTCCACCGTCGGGCTGGTCGCGTTCGTCTACGCCGTCATCGAAGCCCCCGAACAAGGCTGGACCGCGCCCACCGTCATCGCCGCGCTGATCGCCGCCGCGACGCTGCTCACCACATTCACCTGGTGGGAACTGCACAACCCGCAGCCCTTGATCGACCTACGGCTGTTCCGCGACCGGCAATTCCGGTGGGGCTCCATCACCGCCACCCTCGCCAGCTTCGCCCTGTTCGGACTGCTGTTCGTCGCACCCCAGCACCTGCAGTTCGTCCTCGGCTTCGACGCCCTCGACACCGGGCTGCGACTGCTGCCCCTCATCGTCGGCCTCGTCACCGGCGCCGGCATCGCCACCCGCCTCACCACCCGTACCGGTCACCGCGCGCCGATCGTCGCCGGGCTCGTCGTCACCACCGTCGGACTGCTCATCGGCGCATTGACCAACGCCGCCAGCAGCTACGGGTTCATCGCGACCTGGTACGCGATCGTCGGCTTGGGCATCGGCGCCATCCTCGCCCCGGCCATGGACGCGGTGCTGGCGGTCATGCCACCCGAACGCTCCGGCGCCGGCATCGCCATCACCATGACCATGCGCCAGACCGGCGGGGCCCTCGGCGTTGCCCTGCTCGGCAGCCTGCTGTCCGCCACCTACCGCGACCGCATCGACACCACCGGCCTGCCGGCGTCAGCCGTCGACGCCGCGACACACTCGATCGCCGGGACGATGGCCGTCGCGAACCGTCTGGCCCTACCGGCGCTCGCCGACGCCGCGGACCGCGCCTATGTCGACGCCATGATCTACGTCCTCATCGCCTGCGCCGCCGTCGCCGCGCTCGGCGCCGCCGCGGCCATGCTCTTCATGCCCGATCGAGTAGGCGATGGCGCTACCGAGTCCGTCGGGGTGGACTCGACCGCGGGCACCGGCTGATGGAGCTGATAGTCACGATGGGGCGCGCCCGAAGCAGGCGCGCCGGTCGTTTGCCTTCGAGGACGACGCTCTCACGGCAGTGTCGGCGAGCCCGCCCGCGTCGTCCAGGATGTCGCCACCGCCCTCGCAGCCCGAGGGTCAGCCACACCCGCTGGCCATCGAACACCGAGGGTGTCCATGGGCGCCGGCGTAGCCTGTCGGGGCGCCGATCCAGCTGACTTGACCAGTTCGAGCGCTAACATCCCGCGCCACGCACCTTCTCAACCTCAGGTTAGTGACCTGCTGTTTCCCTTCTCTCTCACGCAAGAAAAGGGGACGCGCGGGCGCGTTGTGAGGAACGCCTGCTGAAATTTCCGGCGTCCGCTTATGCCCTGATCAGGAGCCGCCTGCGGACCGGGGCGCGTACATGATCAGGGCGACGCCGATCAGGCAGATGCCGGCGCCGATGATGTCCCACCGGTCGGGTCGGAACTTGTCGACGATGACGCCCCAGGCGAGGGAGCCGGCGACGAACACGCCGCCGTAGGCGGCGAGGATGCGCCCGAAGTTCGGGTCGGGTTGGAAGGTGGCGACGAATCCGTACGCGCCGAGGGCGATGACTCCGGCGGCGATCCACCACAGGCCGCGGTGCTCGCGCCAGCCCTGCCAGATCAGCCACGCCCCGCCGATCTCGAACAGGGCGGCGACGATGAACAGCAGGATGGAGCGGACGACGGTCATCGGTGGACCGTAGCGGGCTGCCGGTGGCCCACGATCACGCCGGTGACCGGTCGAGCAGCCGCAGCCGCTCCCGCCGACGCAGCCGCCGCGGTGAGTGCGGCGGGTCGCCCACCACCAGGCGCCGCCGGCGAGGGCGGCGAGAGTCACGGCGATGCCGGGCATCCACGAGCCGGCGGCGGCCCAGCCGGCGCCGGAGACGATCCCGGCGGCGAGCAGCAGCGGGATGGCGCAGCACGCCGCGCAAGCGAGCCCCGCGAGGCCGGTCAGGCCGAAGGGGAGCCCGCGGCGGGTTCGGGCAGCATTCTGGTCAACGGTCTTCGGCATCGGGGACTCCTCTGACGGCGATGGTGGCGAAGGGGATGGGGCAGCACGGCTGTCCGGCGCACGCGACGAGGTCGTCGCAGCCGGCGTCCACCGCGGCGCACAGTGTGCTGGCGATGACCTGCAGGTCGGCGATCTTCGCCTCGACCTCGGCGAGCTTTGCTCGGGCGCGGTTTTGCAGGCCGGCGTCGGGGTGGCGGCCGTGACGGTGTTGGCCCGCGTCGAGCAGGTCGGCGACCTCGTCGAGGGTGAACCCGAGCCCCTGCGCCGCTTTGATCACCCTCAGCACGGTGACCGCTTCGGCGGGATAGAGGCGATGTCCGCCCAAGCTGCGGTCCGGTTCGGCGAGCAGTCCGCGGCGCTCGTAGTAGCGCAGGGTCTGCGGAT
This window harbors:
- a CDS encoding cation diffusion facilitator family transporter, translating into MGHDHGHQVTATGQHRRALAGVLLVSVVIFAVEVVGAVITGSLALLADAGHVLADASGVALALGAAMLAARPATGRRTFGWARAEILAAAVNGLILAGMGVYVFVEGVRRLFEPVDVQPGGMAVFAAIGLVGNLVGVALLYRARDASLNMRGAFLEVATDTATSVGVLAAAAVIALTGFTRADAMVSLLIGLVIAPRALRLLRDAVNILLEAAPAEADLEQIRQHITDVDHVLSVHDLHVHTVTSGLPVLTAHVVVDDSCFHDGHAPQLLDALQTCLAGHFDVEHSTFQLEPASHADHEHPTHP
- a CDS encoding MFS transporter, giving the protein MTATNGRRHRWALAGLTIAVVAIGFDITILNVALPTIATDLTADTSALQWMVNAYVLLFAGLLLPFGALTDRYGRRRGLLLGLAVFAAASVAAAWADTTTQVIAARAGLGVGAALIMPTTLASLTALFTGADRARAVSVLVSGMGVGIPLGPIIGGYLIEHFWWGTIFLINLPIVAVAAITVAVFLPESRDPNPPRPDPAGAVLSTVGLVAFVYAVIEAPEQGWTAPTVIAALIAAATLLTTFTWWELHNPQPLIDLRLFRDRQFRWGSITATLASFALFGLLFVAPQHLQFVLGFDALDTGLRLLPLIVGLVTGAGIATRLTTRTGHRAPIVAGLVVTTVGLLIGALTNAASSYGFIATWYAIVGLGIGAILAPAMDAVLAVMPPERSGAGIAITMTMRQTGGALGVALLGSLLSATYRDRIDTTGLPASAVDAATHSIAGTMAVANRLALPALADAADRAYVDAMIYVLIACAAVAALGAAAAMLFMPDRVGDGATESVGVDSTAGTG
- a CDS encoding YnfA family protein is translated as MTVVRSILLFIVAALFEIGGAWLIWQGWREHRGLWWIAAGVIALGAYGFVATFQPDPNFGRILAAYGGVFVAGSLAWGVIVDKFRPDRWDIIGAGICLIGVALIMYAPRSAGGS
- a CDS encoding MerR family transcriptional regulator; translation: MSGLRSSQVAAAAGVNPQTLRYYERRGLLAEPDRSLGGHRLYPAEAVTVLRVIKAAQGLGFTLDEVADLLDAGQHRHGRHPDAGLQNRARAKLAEVEAKIADLQVIASTLCAAVDAGCDDLVACAGQPCCPIPFATIAVRGVPDAEDR